Proteins co-encoded in one Setaria viridis chromosome 9, Setaria_viridis_v4.0, whole genome shotgun sequence genomic window:
- the LOC117836243 gene encoding serine carboxypeptidase-like 17 produces the protein MKKIMPLEPRVVHAAGHRRHPSLLLRLVACLLLAPPLPLTRSATVVTRLPGFNGPLPFYMETGYVGLGDATGGAELFYYFVESERSPSTDPLLLWHSGGPGCSAFSALAFQIGPLKFVERRYDGTLPQLVRNPYSLTQVASIIFVDSPVGTGFSYARDPKGYNVGDISASLQVLTFLRKWFDDHPRYLSNPFYLGGDSYAGKMTPLIAQHVSEGIEEMQYPLINLKGYLVGNPLTGDKIDDNSRIPYCHSFGIISDQIYEAALINCRGDYVNSTNKLCAGVVQTINDLMSEVDNEGILDPVCPSASPKPRRDALRRKSLAEEHYELSDGPPEEPPFGCIKYRYNPSYIWANDNATRAALGIKEGTVKEWIRCKPKGELPYTFDLPSSVGYHFKLTTRGYRALVYSGDHDLTVPFSGTHAWIRSFNFSIAEDWRAWHLDGQAAGFTITYANNLTFATIKGGRHIVSDNRPKECFVAAKRWLTNEPL, from the exons ATGAAGAAAATAATGCCCTTGGAACCTCGCGTCGTCCATGCCGCcggacaccgccgccacccctctctGCTCCTGCGGCTCGTCGCCTGCCTTCtccttgcgccgccgctgccgctcacCCGTTCGGCGACGGTGGTCACCCGCCTGCCGGGGTTCAATGGCCCTCTGCCCTTCTACATGGAGACCGG GTACGTGGGCTTGGGCGACGCGACGGGGGGCGCCGAGCTCTTCTACTACTTCGTGGAGTCGGAGCGGAGCCCCAGCACGGACCCCCTGCTCCTGTGGCACTCGGGCGGGCCCGGGTGCTCGGCCTTCAGCGCCCTCGCCTTCCAGATTGGCCCCCTCAAGTTTGTCGAGAGACGGTACGACGGCACGTTGCCGCAGCTGGTCCGTAATCCCTATTCCTTGACGCAG GTGGCAAGCATTATCTTCGTCGACTCGCCTGTCGGCACTGGGTTTTCATATGCGCGCGATCCCAAAGGCTACAATGTGGGAGACATCTCGGCTTCTTTGCAAGTCCTGACATTTCTGAGAAAG TGGTTTGATGATCACCCAAGGTATCTTTCAAATCCTTTCTACCTTGGCGGAGACTCGTATGCCGGGAAGATGACTCCTCTTATTGCGCAGCATGTTTCAGAAG GTATTGAAGAAATGCAGTATCCACTTATCAACCTCAAG GGCTATCTAGTCGGCAATCCTCTCACAGGAGATAAGATTGATGATAACTCCAGAATTCCATACTGTCATTCATTCGGAATAATTTCTGACCAAATTTACGAG GCTGCCCTCATAAACTGTAGAGGAGATTACGTAAACTCCACAAACAAACTCTGTGCTGGTGTTGTGCAAACTATTAATGAT CTCATGTCAGAAGTTGATAATGAAGGCATATTGGACCCAGTATGCCCCTCTGCTTCACCCAAACCAAGGAGAGATGCCCTAAGAAGAAAGTCTCTAGCAGAGGAACACTATGAACTTAGTGATGGCCCACCTgaagaacctccttttggttgTATT AAGTACCGCTACAACCCGTCGTACATTTGGGCTAACGACAATGCCACCAGAGCAGCTCTCGGGATCAAGGAG GGAACAGTGAAGGAGTGGATAAGGTGCAAACCTAAAGGAGAACTTCCTTACACGTTTGATCTGCCAAGCAGCGTAGGATACCATTTCAAACTGACCACCAGGGGATACCGCGCTCTTGTGTACAG CGGAGACCATGACCTCACCGTACCCTTCTCGGGCACACATGCATGGATAAGATCCTTCAACTTCTCCATTGCTGAAGACTGGAGGGCGTGGCACCTTGATGGTCAAGCTGCAGG ATTCACAATAACGTACGCCAACAATCTAACCTTTGCAACAATAAAG GGTGGTCGCCATATTGTTTCAGACAACAGGCCTAAAGAATGCTTTGTTGCTGCGAAAAGGTGGCTGACCAATGAGCCTCTCTGA
- the LOC117837988 gene encoding lecithin-cholesterol acyltransferase-like 1, whose product MEGRPSLALAPAAVTVMVVMLSTLSCSCCGASSAARAVAAGRRPVILIPGAGGIQLEARLTEEYRPASLACRVWPPVRGRGGWFRLWFDPSVLLPPLTRCFADRMTLYYDAGADDYRNAPGVETRVSDFGSTSTLRYLDPNLKLLTGYMNTLASTLEKAGYEEGRDLFGAPYDFRYGLAGPGHPSTVGTAYLQRLRLLVESACAANGGRPAILMAHSLGGLFALQLLARSPLPWRAAHVARLVTLSAPWGGSVQEMLTFASGNTLGVPFVDASLIRDEQRSAESNLWLLPAPRVFGNTTLVVSRGHGDGGGGNRSYSAKNMTQFLRDIGFEQGVEPYRARIRPLVEALPEPGVPVTCLVGTGVDTVESLVYGDGGFDEPPEEVVYGDGDGTVNLASLVGPIKAWSDSPAQVVEVVELPKVSHSGILNDRSALEQIIRIVDSINLNATSYQPS is encoded by the exons ATGGAGGGGCGCCCTTCGCTGGCCCTCGCGCCAGCAGCGGTGACGGTGATGGTCGTTATGCTGTCGACGCTGAGCTGCTCGTGCTGCGGcgcgtcgtcggcggcgagggcggtcgcggccgggcggcggccggtgatACTGATCCCGGGCGCGGGCGGCATCCAGCTGGAGGCGCGCCTGACGGAGGAGTACAGGCCGGCGAGCCTGGCGTGCCGGGTGTGGCCGCCcgtgcgcggccgcggcggctggtTCCGCCTCTGGTTCGACCCCTccgtcctcctcccgccgctcACCAGGTGCTTCGCCGACCGCATGACGCTCTACtacgacgccggcgccgacgactaCCGCAACGCGCCCGGCGTCGAGACCAGGGTCTCCGACTtcggctccacctccaccctccGCTACCTCGATCCAAACCTCAA GCTGCTGACGGGGTACATGAACACCCTGGCGAGCACGCTGGAGAAGGCCGGCTACGAGGAGGGCCGCGACCTGTTCGGCGCGCCGTACGACTTCCGGTACGGGCTGGCGGGGCCGGGGCACCCGTCGACGGTGGGCACCGCGTACCTGCAGCGCCTCCGGCTGCTGGTGGAGTCGGCGTGCGCGGCCAACGGCGGGAGGCCCGCCATCCTGATGGCGCACAGCCTCGGCGGCCTCTTcgcgctgcagctgctggcGCGGAGCCCGCTCCCCTGGCGCGCGGCGCACGTGGCGCGCCTCGTCACGCTCTCGGCGCCGTGGGGCGGGTCGGTGCAGGAGATGCTCACCTTCGCCTCCGGCAACACGCTGGGGGTGCCGTTCGTCGACGCCTCCCTCATCCGCGACGAGCAGCGGAGCGCCGAGAGCAACCTGTGGCTGCTGCCGGCGCCCCGGGTGTTCGGCAACACCACGCTGGTGGTGTCGCGGGGCcacggagacggcggcggcggcaaccgcTCCTACTCCGCCAAGAACATGACGCAGTTCCTCCGGGACATCGGGTTCGAGCAGGGCGTCGAGCCGTACCGCGCGCGGATCCGGCCGCTCGTCGAGGCCCTGCCGGAGCCCGGCGTGCCCGTGACGTGCCTGGTGGGCACCGGGGTGGACACGGTGGAGAGCCTCGTGTACGGGGACGGCGGCTTCGACGAGCCCCCCGAGGAGGTGGTGtacggcgacggggacgggacGGTGAACCTGGCCAGCCTCGTGGGGCCGATCAAGGCGTGGTCCGACTCGCCGGCGCAGGTCGTGGAGGTCGTGGAGCTCCCCAAGGTGTCGCACTCCGGCATCCTCAACGACAGGAGCGCGCTCGAGCAGATCATCAGGATCGTCGACTCCATCAACCTGAACGCCACGAGCTATCAGCCGTCTTGA
- the LOC117837986 gene encoding uncharacterized protein: protein MSWLARSLATSFNLPDDSGADDDPDADAAANPTPSPSARIPPPPPLPPHPQHSEGVKEDLTELSKTLTRQFWGVANFLAPPPGETSPSPSPSPQSAGVQSGDAGTPPEIAGIRNDFADIGGRFRSGISRISSHKAVTGFSKMASNFFAPEGDEESEWEEERRRRIRYEVGEEAVGHEVDGDEEWHQWEERVRLEVEDDRVGHELVDGHELEMERGKHEEDGELELQRVRHEEGGQFWEQRVRHEEGGELEGHGLGHEEEEVEEDWDVIGITEEVLAFATNIARHPETWLDFPLLPDDDESDGPFSYFDMSDAQQEHALAIEHLAPRLAALRIELCPIHMSEECFWKIYFVLLHPRLNKHDAELLSTPQIVEARAMLMQRLQYQSKLETEQLGHHRDDLGVQLREDALKDGTEAFPFVRQETASVMPITEIEIEKHPIHVTEVAVVDKSVIKEELPKDHTETSNVLQEAFDDDIDDWFDEEADLAGHPTIHIGDEEDVSFSDLEEDDVK from the exons ATGTCATGGCTCGCCCGCTCCCTCGCCACATCCTTCAACCTTCCCGACGATTCGGGCGCCGACGATGaccccgacgccgacgccgcggccaatcccaccccttccccctccgcgcgcatcccgccgccgccgccgctacctcCTCACCCGCAGCATTCTGAGGGCGTCAAGGAGGACCTCACCGAGCTTTCCAAAACCCTGACCCGCCAGTTCTGGGGCGTCGCCAACTTCCTCGCGCCACCGCCCGGGGagacctcgccgtcgccgtcgccctcccCTCAATCGGCGGGGGTTCAATCCGGCGATGCGGGGACGCCGCCTGAGATCGCCGGGATCCGGAACGACTTCGCGGATATTGGCGGGAGGTTCAGGAGCGGGATCTCCCGGATCTCAAGTCACAAGGCCGTGACTGGGTTCTCTAAGATGGCCTCCAATTTCTTCGCTCCTGAAGGCGACGAGGAGAGCGAGTGGGAGGAAGAGCGGAGGCGACGGATTAGGTATGAGGTGGGAGAGGAGGCGGTAGGGCACGAggtggacggcgacgaggagtgGCATCAGTGGGAGGAGAGGGTAAGACTTGAGGTGGAAGATGACCGGGTAGGGCATGAGTTGGTAGATGGCCATGAGTTGGAGATGGAGAGAGGAAAGCACGAAGAGGACGGCGAATTGGAGCTGCAGAGAGTAAGGCACGAGGAGGGTGGTCAATTCTGGGAGCAGAGAGTAAGGCATGAGGAGGGTGGTGAATTGGAGGGCCATGGGCTAGGgcatgaggaggaagaagtggAGGAGGACTGGGATGTGATTGGGATCACTGAGGAGGTGCTTGCATTCGCCACAAACATTGCCAGGCACCCAGAAACCTGGCTTGACTTCCCGCTGCTGCCTGACGATGATGAGTCTGATGGACCATTCTCAT ATTTTGACATGTCTGATGCTCAACAAGAGCATGCCTTGGCTATTGAGCATCTTGCTCCCAGATTGGCAGCTTTACGGATTGAACTATGCCCAATCCATATGAGTGAAGAATGTTTTTGGAAAATTTACTTTGTTCTTCTACATCCTagactaaacaagcatgatgcTGAACTTCTTTCTACACCACAG ATTGTGGAAGCTAGAGCAATGCTTATGCAACGTTTGCAATACCAGTCGAAGCTTGAAACTGAGCAGCTAGGTCATCATAGGGATGATCTTGGAGTTCAGTTACGAGAGGATGCCTTGAAAGATGGTACAGAGGCATTCCCATTCGTGCGGCAGGAAACTGCTTCTGTCATGCCCATAACAGAAATTGAGATTGAGAAGCACCCTATCCATGTAACTGAAGTTGCAGTAGTGGACAAATCAGTCATCAAAGAGGAGCTGCCCAAGGATCATACGGAGACCTCAAATGTTCTGCAAGAGGCCTTTGATGACGACATAGATGACTGGTTCGACGAAGAGGCCGACCTTGCTGGGCACCCAACTATCCACATAGGTGACGAGGAAGATGTGTCTTTTAGTGACTTGGAAGAGGATGATGTGAAATGA
- the LOC117837987 gene encoding ACT domain-containing protein ACR3, whose protein sequence is MKYVSGPYFEPDFDPLLDRFGTPGVVVDNEIREDCTLVKVDSVNRDGVLLEMVQLLTDLDLVISKSYISSDGGWLMDVFHVTDQIGRKLTDPSLPEFIQRALVPFHRPRNGPSPKFTTCLGNVVGPGGPDVSDCAALEFTVHDRPGLLSSITSVLVDNGCHVASGQAWTHNGRAAGVLYVTATADAAGATALLHPSRWARIERLVNAVVDARENVTGERHWVCMSEPVHGRVHTERRLHQLMHDDRDYESGPAPTPVDEELFSMGEKAATARTARRTETRVSIDSWEERGYAVVKMTSRDRPRLLFDTVCALTDMHYVVFHATVGSQGPLAIQEYYIRHKDGRTVDSNAERQKVSRCLVAAVERRATHGMRVEVRAADRSGLLSDFTRVLREHGLSLLRVELKRHKDEAVGIFYLVTDTGSEVRTEAVRAVQTRVAEMDISLDIVKEIPGWPPVRKTSVPAPPVAGQQAQERPRSSLGSLLWSHLGKLSNNFGYIRS, encoded by the exons ATGAAGTACGTCTCCGGGCCGTACTTCGAGCCGGACTTCGATCCGCTCCTCGACCGCTTCGGCACCCCCGG GGTCGTCGTCGACAATGAGATACGCGAGGACTGCACGCTCGTGAAG GTTGACAGTGTGAACCGGGACGGCGTGCTGCTGGAGATGGTGCAGCTGCTCACCGATCTCGACCTCGTCATCTCCAAGTCATACATCTCCTCCGACGGCGGCTGGCTCATGGATG TGTTCCACGTCACGGACCAGATCGGGCGCAAGCTGACGGACCCGTCGCTCCCCGAGTTCATCCAGCGGGCGCTCGTGCCGTTCCACCGCCCCCGCAACGGCCCGTCGCCCAAGTTCACCACGTGCCTCGGCAACGTGGTCGGCCCCGGCGGGCCCGACGTCTCGGACTGCGCCGCCCTCGAGTTCACGGTGCACGACCGCCCGGGGCTCCTGTCGTCCATCACCTCGGTGCTGGTCGACAACGGGTGCCACGTCGCGTCGGGCCAGGCGTGGACGCAcaacggccgcgccgccggcgtgctctacgtgacggcgacggcggacgccgccggcgcgacGGCGCTGCTGCACCCGAGCCGGTGGGCGCGCATCGAGCGCCTCGTGAACGCCGTGGTGGACGCGCGCGAGAACGTGACCGGGGAGCGGCACTGGGTGTGCATGTCGGAGCCCGTGCACGGGCGCGTCCACACGGAGCGACGGCTGCACCAGCTGATGCACGACGACCGGGACTACGAGTCCGGGCCGGCCCCGACGCCCGTCGACGAGGAGCTCTTCAGCATGGGCGAGAAGGCGGCCACCGCCCGGACGGCCCGCCGCACCGAGACCCGGGTGTCCATCGACAGCTGGGAGGAGCGGGGCTACGCCGTCGTCAAGATGACGAGCAGGGACCGCCCCAGGCTGCTCTTCGACACGGTGTGCGCGCTCACCGACATGCACTACGTCGTCTTCCACGCCACCGTCGGATCCCAGGGCCCCCTCGCCATTCAG GAATACTACATCCGGCACAAGGACGGGCGCACGGTCGACAGCAACGCCGAGCGGCAGAAGGTCTCCCGGTGCCTCGTCGccgcggtggagcggagggccACTCAT GGCATGAGGGTGGAGGTGCGCGCCGCCGACAGGTCCGGGTTGCTGTCGGACTTCACCAGGGTGCTGCGGGAGCACGGCCTCTCGCTGCTCAGAGTCGAGCTCAAGAGGCACAAGGACGAGGCCGTCGGCATCTTTTACCTCGTCACGGACACCGGCAGCGAGGTGCGCACCGAGGCGGTGCGCGCCGTGCAGACGAGGGTAGCCGAGATGGACATCTCGCTCGACATAGTCAAGGAGATCCCTGGCTGGCCGCCGGTGAGGAAGACCAGCGTGCCGGCGCCGCCTGTCGCCGGGCAGCAGGCCCAGGAGAGGCCGAGATCTTCCCTAGGGAGCCTTCTATGGTCACACCTCGGGAAGCTATCGAATAACTTCGGCTACATCAGATCTTAA